A part of Solibacillus sp. FSL H8-0538 genomic DNA contains:
- a CDS encoding Crp/Fnr family transcriptional regulator, translating into MKITQLFQEHGVHTKAEKGSHIFQEGERAESIFLIQSGTIQISKETESGKELTIRICSNEGLIGESLLFCKLNYHATTAKALEASELLVVHNDALELLLTEHPSLMMDYLKWIQTENMKNQSRLRDLVLHGKKGALFSTLIRLANTYGEFRSENEIYINYALTNTEMANLCATSREMINRMLNDLKKHGVITIGKGYITILDLQFLKDEIDCENCPLSICRID; encoded by the coding sequence TTGAAAATTACTCAACTTTTCCAGGAGCATGGCGTTCACACTAAAGCGGAAAAAGGAAGTCACATTTTCCAAGAAGGCGAGCGTGCAGAAAGTATTTTTCTTATTCAAAGTGGTACGATTCAAATAAGTAAAGAAACAGAGAGCGGCAAGGAATTAACGATCCGTATTTGTAGTAACGAAGGCTTAATTGGAGAAAGTTTATTGTTTTGCAAATTGAATTATCATGCCACAACTGCAAAGGCACTTGAAGCATCCGAGCTACTTGTTGTACATAACGACGCATTGGAGCTTCTGTTAACAGAGCATCCTTCTTTAATGATGGACTATTTGAAATGGATTCAAACAGAAAATATGAAAAACCAAAGCCGCCTGCGCGATTTAGTGCTTCATGGCAAAAAAGGCGCGCTATTTTCGACGCTAATTCGTTTAGCAAATACGTACGGGGAATTTCGTTCAGAAAATGAAATTTACATTAATTATGCATTAACGAATACCGAAATGGCCAATCTCTGTGCGACCAGCAGAGAAATGATTAACCGTATGCTTAATGATTTAAAAAAGCATGGCGTTATTACCATTGGAAAAGGCTATATAACGATCCTCGATTTACAATTTTTAAAGGACGAAATTGACTGCGAGAACTGCCCGCTTTCGATTTGTCGAATTGATTAG
- the mecA gene encoding adaptor protein MecA — protein MDIERINENTLKLFITYSDIEDRGYSREEIWYNRSKGEELFWDVIGEVNTDDYFDLDGPIWIHINASDVGLEVVVTRANINTESDASAMMQSFEENRDMADQLNGMEDALYNTYGKDLKEEAQIVNGRFCFKDIDELIPLAKRAAPLGLKSSLYKFENYYYLFVDFQHIENNEEVKNLMALFKEYLPTSKVTVHRLIEYGEVIIAEDCFETILTYFS, from the coding sequence ATGGACATCGAACGTATTAATGAGAATACGCTAAAACTTTTTATTACGTATAGTGATATTGAGGATCGTGGCTATAGTCGTGAGGAAATTTGGTACAATCGCTCAAAAGGGGAAGAACTTTTTTGGGATGTTATTGGGGAAGTCAATACAGATGATTACTTCGATTTGGATGGTCCAATCTGGATTCATATTAACGCTTCGGACGTTGGCTTAGAAGTTGTTGTCACACGAGCGAATATTAATACTGAATCGGACGCGTCTGCTATGATGCAAAGCTTTGAAGAAAACCGAGATATGGCAGACCAGTTAAATGGAATGGAAGATGCGCTTTATAACACGTATGGGAAAGACCTGAAGGAAGAAGCGCAAATCGTCAATGGGCGTTTCTGCTTTAAGGATATCGACGAGCTCATTCCTTTAGCAAAACGTGCTGCACCACTAGGTTTAAAGTCATCGTTATATAAATTCGAAAATTACTATTATTTATTCGTTGATTTTCAGCATATCGAAAATAACGAAGAAGTAAAAAATTTAATGGCGCTCTTTAAAGAATATTTACCGACATCAAAAGTGACGGTACATCGTTTAATCGAGTATGGAGAAGTCATTATCGCAGAAGATTGTTTCGAAACAATTTTAACATATTTTTCATAA
- the spxA gene encoding transcriptional regulator SpxA has product MLVTLFTSPSCTSCRKAKAWLEEHDIPYTERNIFSEPLSISEIKEILRMTEDGTDEIISTRSKIFQKLNVDVENLPLQRLYELIQEYPGLLRRPIILDEKRLQVGYNEDEIRRFLPRKVRAYQLQEAQRMVN; this is encoded by the coding sequence ATGTTAGTAACTTTATTTACTTCACCAAGTTGTACGTCATGCCGAAAAGCGAAAGCGTGGTTGGAAGAACATGATATTCCATACACAGAACGCAATATTTTTTCAGAGCCATTAAGTATTAGTGAGATTAAAGAAATTTTACGAATGACTGAGGATGGAACGGATGAAATTATTTCAACACGATCTAAGATTTTTCAAAAGTTGAATGTCGATGTTGAAAATCTACCATTACAGCGCTTATATGAGTTGATCCAAGAATACCCAGGCTTATTACGACGACCGATTATTCTAGATGAAAAACGCTTGCAGGTTGGTTATAACGAAGACGAGATTCGCCGCTTTTTACCGCGCAAAGTACGTGCCTATCAACTACAAGAAGCACAACGTATGGTGAACTAA
- a CDS encoding YjzD family protein has protein sequence MQYIVTFLWSFLLISMLNYVVSSVLGVPFEFMTGVIISVVFAVLVLIVAAIIPNEPVAEAEHH, from the coding sequence ATGCAATATATTGTGACATTTTTATGGTCATTCCTACTAATTTCTATGTTAAACTACGTAGTAAGTTCAGTATTAGGTGTACCGTTCGAATTCATGACAGGTGTTATCATTTCAGTAGTATTCGCCGTATTAGTATTAATCGTAGCTGCGATTATTCCAAACGAGCCAGTTGCTGAAGCGGAGCATCACTAA
- a CDS encoding competence protein CoiA has protein sequence MLVALTEEEELFQLTPSIAETTLRQLRQTALFYCPQCKERLLLKIGKIKVPHFAHLKNSACESTFSEGESITHLLGKQQFHTFFQHLKFNVVLEPYLTKLQQRPDLLVTTTQRSFAIEFQCSRIAAEQFAERTQGYVEHGIVPIWILQTPNAHFKQAGVVKISLNHFVQQFIITQNKQRYLLTYDAHSEQFFYVSNLLPVYGQQYFGFVQILPLCKQVFPFYIPSLLTEHVHTNMLSRYIQYKDRHVKARLLLSRKGVNDLLLRSIYELRLSREELPCFIGIPVRHSEAIPLFSVEWQIALFYFMHCHSLTPQKLSEQAIPYFFKWAKMSYCVEAGEAVRHYIQLLKKLHIQHVHSVVAAPLLFRELYCELVAFGCEN, from the coding sequence ATGCTTGTTGCATTAACCGAAGAGGAAGAATTATTTCAGTTAACGCCAAGCATAGCGGAAACAACTTTACGCCAACTACGCCAAACAGCTTTATTTTATTGCCCACAATGCAAGGAACGTCTTCTACTTAAAATTGGAAAAATTAAAGTGCCCCATTTTGCTCATTTAAAAAACAGTGCCTGTGAGTCAACTTTTTCAGAAGGTGAATCCATTACACATTTGCTTGGAAAACAACAATTTCATACATTCTTTCAGCACTTAAAATTCAATGTAGTGCTCGAGCCCTATTTGACAAAGCTACAGCAACGCCCGGATTTGCTTGTGACGACTACGCAGCGTTCGTTCGCTATTGAATTTCAGTGTAGCCGTATTGCAGCCGAACAATTTGCTGAACGAACACAAGGTTATGTGGAACATGGTATTGTCCCAATCTGGATTTTGCAAACACCGAATGCCCACTTTAAGCAAGCTGGAGTTGTTAAAATCTCGTTAAATCATTTCGTACAACAGTTTATTATAACGCAAAACAAACAGCGCTATTTATTAACCTATGATGCGCATAGTGAACAATTTTTTTATGTAAGCAATTTGCTCCCGGTATATGGACAGCAGTATTTCGGCTTCGTTCAAATATTACCGCTGTGCAAGCAAGTTTTTCCGTTTTATATCCCTTCATTATTAACAGAGCATGTGCATACAAACATGTTATCTCGATATATTCAATATAAAGATCGGCATGTTAAAGCGCGCCTGTTATTAAGTAGAAAGGGTGTGAATGACTTGTTATTGCGAAGTATTTATGAACTACGCCTTTCAAGAGAAGAGTTGCCATGCTTTATCGGTATCCCTGTTCGGCATAGTGAAGCCATCCCTCTGTTTTCTGTAGAATGGCAAATTGCTTTGTTTTATTTTATGCACTGCCATAGCCTAACGCCACAAAAGTTAAGTGAACAGGCCATTCCTTATTTCTTTAAATGGGCCAAAATGTCCTATTGTGTGGAGGCAGGCGAAGCAGTTCGGCATTATATTCAACTACTGAAAAAATTGCATATTCAGCATGTGCATTCGGTTGTTGCCGCCCCTCTATTATTTCGTGAGCTCTATTGCGAATTGGTTGCATTTGGGTGTGAAAATTGA
- the trpS gene encoding tryptophan--tRNA ligase yields the protein MTTIFSGVQPTGTITLGNYIGAIKQFPSLQDEGEAIYCIVDQHAITVPQDRLELRKNIRSLAAMYVAVGIDPSKSTLFIQSEVPAHAQAGWMLQCVASIGELERMTQFKDKSNGKESVSAALLTYPPLMAADILLYNTNIVPVGDDQKQHIELTRDLAERFNKRYNDVLTIPDIQLPKEGARIKSLQEPTKKMSKSDPNTKATIRLLDTPKEIEKKIKSAVTDSEGIVAFDVENKPGVSNLLTIESALTGISIADLVAKYDGKGYGDFKAGVATVVIEHLTPIQERYYELIDSEELDTILDEGAAKANAIANKTLKKMENAMGLGRKRR from the coding sequence ATGACAACAATTTTTTCTGGCGTACAGCCAACAGGTACGATTACACTCGGGAACTATATCGGCGCTATTAAACAATTCCCCTCTTTACAAGACGAAGGTGAAGCAATTTACTGCATCGTCGACCAACACGCAATTACAGTACCGCAGGATCGCCTTGAATTACGTAAAAATATCCGTAGCTTAGCAGCGATGTATGTTGCAGTAGGAATTGACCCTTCAAAATCAACATTATTTATTCAATCTGAAGTACCCGCGCACGCTCAAGCTGGCTGGATGCTACAATGTGTCGCTTCCATCGGCGAATTAGAGCGCATGACACAATTTAAAGATAAATCAAACGGTAAAGAGTCTGTTTCGGCTGCACTTTTAACGTATCCACCATTAATGGCAGCGGATATACTTCTATATAATACAAATATTGTTCCAGTTGGCGATGACCAAAAGCAGCATATCGAACTGACACGTGACCTTGCTGAACGCTTCAATAAACGCTATAACGATGTATTAACGATTCCAGACATTCAATTACCAAAAGAAGGCGCACGTATTAAGTCGCTACAAGAGCCGACAAAAAAAATGTCAAAATCTGACCCAAATACGAAGGCAACAATTCGTTTATTAGACACACCGAAAGAAATTGAAAAGAAAATTAAATCTGCCGTAACTGATTCTGAAGGTATTGTGGCATTTGATGTGGAAAATAAACCAGGCGTATCAAACCTACTAACAATCGAGTCTGCACTGACTGGCATTTCGATTGCCGATTTAGTCGCTAAATATGACGGTAAAGGCTATGGGGATTTCAAAGCAGGCGTGGCAACAGTAGTCATCGAGCATTTAACTCCGATTCAAGAGCGCTATTACGAATTAATTGATTCAGAAGAACTTGACACTATTTTAGATGAGGGTGCTGCGAAAGCTAATGCCATTGCAAATAAAACGCTTAAGAAAATGGAGAACGCGATGGGATTAGGTCGTAAACGACGATAA
- a CDS encoding ATP-dependent Clp protease ATP-binding subunit, which produces MQFQKQQDDRTPLEQFGRNLIEEVKIGKMDPVIGRDEEIRNVIRILSRKTKNNPVLIGEPGVGKTAIVEGLAQRIVRKDVPEGLKDCLLYELDMSSLIAGASYRGQFEERLKGVLKQVKESEGRIILFIDEIHTIVGAGKTDGAMDAGNMLKPMLARGELHCIGATTLDEYRMYIEKDPALERRFQQVLVREPSIEDTVSILRGLKERFELHHGVRIHDRAIIASAQLSNRYITERFLPDKAIDLIDEACAMIRTEIDSMPQELDIVTRRIMQLEIEEQALTKEKDDASKKRLDALRAELSSLKESSEDMRNRWQVEKERLQDIQKKREQLDKFRRDLEEAENKYDLNRAAELRHGKIPMLEQELNKLEADIVASEDSRILREEVTAEEIASIVSRWTGIPVTKLVEGEREKLLRLKETLHERVVGQDNAVTLVTEAVWRARAGIKDPHKPIGSFLFLGPTGVGKTELAKALAAQLFDSEDHFIRIDMSEYMEKHSVSRLVGAPPGYIGYEEGGQLTEAVRRNPYSVVLLDEIEKAHPDVANILLQVLDDGRITDSQGRIVNFTNTVIIMTSNIGSQYLLQANGTDYTTEDLVMAALHQHFKPELLNRMDDIIMFHSLSAEHFHAIAWKYVQQLQKRVGQQEIELQVEGAVIDWVVEHGVDSQFGARPLKRFVQRHLETVVARELLRGEVVAGDVLVMTLENKEIKLEKR; this is translated from the coding sequence ATGCAATTTCAAAAGCAGCAAGATGACCGTACACCATTAGAACAGTTTGGACGGAATTTAATAGAAGAAGTAAAAATTGGGAAAATGGATCCAGTAATTGGCCGTGACGAGGAAATTCGCAATGTTATACGTATTTTATCGCGTAAGACGAAAAACAATCCGGTGTTAATAGGGGAGCCAGGTGTAGGGAAAACCGCTATTGTCGAAGGGCTAGCACAGCGAATTGTACGCAAGGATGTACCAGAAGGGCTAAAGGACTGTCTACTATACGAGCTTGATATGAGTTCATTAATTGCAGGTGCTAGCTACCGTGGTCAATTTGAAGAACGGTTAAAAGGTGTTTTGAAGCAAGTAAAGGAGTCAGAAGGCCGTATTATTTTATTTATCGATGAAATCCATACAATTGTGGGTGCAGGAAAAACGGATGGGGCGATGGATGCTGGCAATATGCTGAAGCCGATGCTTGCGCGTGGTGAGTTACATTGTATCGGAGCGACAACACTAGATGAGTACCGCATGTATATTGAAAAGGATCCTGCACTTGAACGGCGCTTCCAGCAAGTGCTTGTACGTGAGCCGTCAATCGAGGATACGGTATCAATTTTACGAGGCTTGAAGGAGCGCTTTGAGCTACATCATGGGGTACGTATTCATGATCGTGCCATTATTGCCTCAGCCCAGCTATCAAATCGTTATATTACAGAACGTTTTTTACCAGATAAAGCGATTGATTTAATTGATGAAGCCTGTGCAATGATTCGTACAGAAATTGACTCAATGCCGCAAGAGCTAGATATCGTAACACGCCGAATTATGCAGCTTGAAATTGAAGAGCAGGCACTGACGAAGGAAAAAGATGATGCGAGTAAGAAACGTCTTGATGCGTTGCGTGCAGAGTTAAGTTCATTAAAAGAGTCTTCGGAGGATATGCGCAATCGTTGGCAAGTGGAGAAGGAACGCCTGCAAGATATTCAGAAAAAACGCGAGCAGTTGGATAAATTCCGCCGTGATTTAGAAGAAGCAGAAAATAAGTATGATTTGAACCGTGCAGCAGAACTGCGTCATGGAAAAATTCCGATGCTCGAGCAGGAGTTAAATAAGTTAGAAGCGGATATTGTGGCGAGTGAAGATAGCCGGATTTTACGTGAGGAAGTTACAGCCGAAGAGATTGCCTCTATTGTTTCTCGTTGGACAGGTATTCCGGTAACGAAGCTTGTCGAAGGCGAACGAGAAAAGCTACTGCGATTGAAAGAAACGTTACATGAACGTGTCGTTGGGCAGGATAATGCGGTTACGCTTGTAACAGAGGCAGTATGGCGTGCACGTGCAGGTATTAAAGACCCGCATAAACCAATTGGAAGCTTCTTATTTCTTGGACCAACTGGGGTCGGTAAAACGGAGCTCGCGAAGGCGCTCGCAGCACAGTTATTTGATTCAGAGGATCATTTTATTCGCATTGACATGAGTGAGTATATGGAAAAGCATAGTGTGTCACGTTTAGTTGGGGCACCTCCTGGCTATATCGGCTATGAAGAGGGTGGCCAATTAACAGAGGCTGTGCGACGTAATCCATATTCAGTTGTACTGCTGGATGAAATTGAAAAGGCACATCCAGACGTAGCGAATATTTTATTACAGGTGCTCGATGATGGCCGAATTACAGATAGCCAAGGACGAATTGTCAATTTTACAAATACGGTTATTATTATGACGTCGAATATTGGCTCCCAATATTTACTGCAAGCAAATGGAACGGATTATACAACAGAGGATTTAGTAATGGCGGCACTGCACCAGCATTTTAAGCCAGAGCTTTTAAACCGTATGGATGATATTATTATGTTCCACTCATTGTCTGCAGAACATTTCCATGCCATTGCCTGGAAATACGTACAGCAGCTACAAAAACGTGTCGGGCAGCAAGAAATTGAATTGCAAGTAGAGGGTGCAGTTATTGACTGGGTAGTCGAACACGGGGTGGATTCACAATTCGGTGCACGTCCATTAAAACGCTTTGTGCAACGTCATCTCGAGACGGTTGTTGCGCGTGAATTACTGCGCGGAGAGGTTGTTGCTGGAGATGTACTTGTCATGACGCTGGAAAATAAAGAAATAAAGCTAGAGAAAAGATAA
- the fabF gene encoding beta-ketoacyl-ACP synthase II has translation MSKRRVVVTGIGAVTPVGITAEETWENVKAGKSGVGPLTRVDASKFPVSVAAEVKDFNIEDYIERKEARKMDRFTHYALAASMMAAKDANLTITEEMAPRVGVWIGSGIGGMETHEQQFLTFQERGVRRVSPFFVPMMIPDMASGQVSIYLGAKGINSCSVTACASGTNSIGDAFKVIERGDADVMITGGAEAPIVTMAVAGFCANTALSTNPDAATASRPFDKNRDGFVIAEGAGILILEELEHAKARGAKIYGEVVGYGATGDAHHITAPAPNGEGASRAMAQALKDAGVEPSEVGYINAHGTSTPYNDLFETQAVKTVFGEHAYKLAMSSTKSVTGHLLGAAGGIEAIFTVLALKEGILPPTMNLQEPDPECDLDYVPNEARKADIDYALSNSLGFGGHNACLLFKKYK, from the coding sequence ATGTCAAAGAGACGAGTTGTTGTTACAGGAATCGGAGCTGTTACACCAGTAGGTATTACAGCTGAAGAAACGTGGGAAAATGTAAAGGCTGGGAAATCGGGAGTCGGTCCACTAACACGTGTAGATGCGAGCAAGTTTCCGGTTAGCGTTGCAGCGGAAGTAAAAGACTTTAATATTGAAGATTATATAGAGCGTAAAGAGGCGCGTAAAATGGACCGCTTTACCCATTATGCGCTTGCTGCATCAATGATGGCGGCAAAGGACGCGAATTTAACAATTACAGAAGAAATGGCGCCGCGTGTAGGCGTTTGGATTGGTTCTGGTATTGGTGGGATGGAAACACATGAACAACAGTTTTTAACATTCCAAGAGCGCGGTGTACGTCGTGTTAGCCCGTTTTTCGTACCAATGATGATACCAGACATGGCTTCTGGGCAAGTATCGATTTATTTAGGAGCAAAGGGGATTAACTCTTGTTCGGTAACGGCTTGTGCATCTGGCACGAACTCAATTGGCGATGCCTTTAAAGTAATTGAGCGCGGTGATGCAGATGTTATGATTACAGGAGGCGCAGAGGCACCGATTGTGACGATGGCGGTAGCCGGCTTTTGTGCCAATACAGCTTTATCAACAAATCCAGATGCTGCAACAGCGTCTCGTCCATTTGATAAAAATCGTGACGGCTTTGTCATTGCAGAAGGCGCGGGTATTTTAATACTTGAGGAGCTGGAGCATGCAAAGGCGCGCGGTGCAAAAATTTATGGCGAAGTAGTAGGCTACGGTGCAACGGGTGATGCGCATCATATTACAGCACCAGCACCGAACGGAGAAGGCGCATCTCGTGCGATGGCACAGGCACTAAAAGATGCAGGTGTAGAACCTAGTGAAGTTGGCTATATTAATGCGCACGGTACAAGTACGCCGTATAATGATTTATTTGAAACGCAAGCGGTGAAAACAGTATTTGGTGAACATGCATATAAGCTAGCGATGAGCTCAACAAAGTCAGTAACGGGGCATTTACTCGGTGCGGCAGGTGGGATTGAAGCCATCTTTACTGTACTAGCTTTAAAAGAAGGGATCCTCCCTCCAACAATGAATTTACAAGAGCCAGATCCGGAATGTGATTTAGACTATGTGCCAAACGAGGCACGTAAAGCGGATATTGACTATGCGCTTAGCAATTCATTAGGATTCGGTGGGCATAACGCTTGTTTACTATTTAAAAAATATAAATAA
- a CDS encoding beta-ketoacyl-ACP synthase III, giving the protein MNAGIIGIGKYVPKKVLTNVDLEKVLDTSDEWIRTRTGIEARHIAAEDEETSDLAYEAAKNALEHAGMTADQIGLIIVATVTQDQNFPSVACQIQERLGAKQAGAMDISAACSGFIYATVVAKQFVESNSYEHVLIVGVEKLSKVVDWEDRNTAILFGDGASAAVISKVSEGRGILSFELGADGTGGKHLLIDQQNNIQMNGREVFKFAVRQMGESAINVLEKAGLTKEDVDFLVPHQANIRIMEAARERLGLPEDKMSKTIHKYGNTSAASIGISLVDDLQAGYIKDDDVVVLIGFGGGLTWGAIALKWGK; this is encoded by the coding sequence ATGAATGCGGGGATTATCGGGATTGGAAAATACGTACCTAAAAAGGTCTTAACAAATGTTGATTTAGAGAAAGTATTAGATACATCAGATGAATGGATTCGTACACGCACAGGCATTGAGGCACGTCACATTGCAGCAGAAGACGAAGAAACATCTGATTTAGCATATGAAGCAGCGAAAAATGCATTAGAACATGCTGGCATGACTGCAGATCAAATTGGGTTAATTATAGTTGCAACGGTTACACAGGATCAAAATTTCCCTAGTGTTGCTTGTCAGATTCAAGAGCGTCTTGGCGCAAAGCAGGCAGGTGCAATGGATATTTCGGCTGCCTGCTCAGGTTTTATTTATGCAACAGTTGTCGCGAAGCAATTTGTTGAAAGTAATAGCTATGAACATGTATTAATCGTAGGTGTTGAAAAACTGTCTAAGGTTGTTGATTGGGAAGACCGGAATACAGCTATTTTGTTCGGGGATGGGGCAAGTGCAGCAGTCATTAGTAAAGTATCTGAAGGGCGCGGGATTTTATCGTTTGAGCTCGGTGCAGATGGGACTGGTGGCAAGCATTTATTGATCGATCAGCAAAATAATATTCAAATGAACGGAAGAGAAGTATTTAAATTTGCTGTTCGTCAAATGGGCGAGTCAGCAATAAATGTATTAGAAAAAGCGGGCTTAACGAAGGAAGATGTTGATTTCCTTGTGCCGCACCAGGCAAATATTCGTATAATGGAAGCCGCTCGTGAACGATTAGGCTTACCGGAAGATAAGATGTCAAAGACCATTCATAAATATGGAAATACATCGGCGGCGTCGATTGGAATTTCATTGGTAGACGATTTACAGGCAGGGTATATTAAGGATGATGATGTCGTTGTACTCATTGGGTTTGGTGGAGGACTCACTTGGGGTGCTATTGCATTAAAATGGGGAAAATAA